Proteins from a single region of Gossypium arboreum isolate Shixiya-1 chromosome 1, ASM2569848v2, whole genome shotgun sequence:
- the LOC108481478 gene encoding uncharacterized protein LOC108481478, which produces MEEWPDNKFYFSNFDIIYVNQKAVKGRAIADFLVSRALEDYKLLNFDFWNEDLMYVVTIEEYAQDRHHWKLNFDEALNTVGNEIEAALVSQNRDHYPFTSKLDFDCTNNMTEYEVYIIGICKAIGLKIKVLEGYGDFALVIYQLKGVWEMRNAKLINYHMLVLELIEEFDDITFYYLPRDEN; this is translated from the coding sequence ATGGAAGAATGGCCGGATAACAAattctacttttcaaattttgacatAATCTATGTGAATCAGAAAGCAGTAAAAGGGAgagcaatagcagattttctagtcAGTAGAGCTTTAGAAGATTACAAGCTTTTGAACTTTGATTTCTGGAATGAAGATCTGATGTATGTTGTAACCATTGAAGAATATGCTCAAGATAGACATCattggaagctaaattttgacgAAGCTTTAAATACTGTGGGTAATGAAATCGAGGCAGCCTTGGTATCCCAAAACagagatcattatccctttactagtaagttggattttgattgtacgaacAATATGACAGAATACGAAGTATACATCATAGGTATCTGTAAAGCCATAGGACTCAAGATCAAAGTACTAGAGGGATATGGAGATTTTGCACTAGTgatctatcaactcaaaggtgtaTGGGAGATGAGAAACGCCAAATTGATAAATTATCACATGCTGGTTCTTGAGTTAAttgaagagtttgatgacatcactttCTACTACCTTCCGCGAGATGAAAATTAG
- the LOC108482221 gene encoding cytokinin riboside 5'-monophosphate phosphoribohydrolase LOG1-like, whose amino-acid sequence MENHHHNSRFKRVCVFCGSSPGKNPSYQLAAIQLGQQLVERDIDLVYGGGSIGLMGLVSQAVFDGGRHVLGVIPKTLMPREITGETVGEVRAVSGMHQRKAEMARQADAFIALPGGYGTLEELLEVITWAQLGIHDKPVGLLNVDGYYNSLLSFIDKAVDEGFIAPAARSIIVSAQTAQDLMCKLEEYEPKHSGVASKLSWEMEQQLGFTAKSDIAR is encoded by the exons ATGGAAAATCATCACCACAATTCAAGATTCAAGCGTGTATGCGTCTTCTGTGGTAGCAGTCCTGGCAAGAATCCTAGCTACCAGCTTGCTGCTATTCAACTTGGCCAACAACTG GTTGAAAGGGACATTGACTTGGTTTATGGTGGAGGAAGCATTGGCTTGATGGGGCTCGTCTCTCAAGCTGTCTTTGATGGCGGCCGCCACGTGTTGGG GGTAATTCCCAAGACACTGATGCCAAGAGAG ATAACAGGCGAGACCGTGGGAGAAGTAAGAGCTGTATCAGGAATGCACCAACGTAAAGCTGAAATGGCTCGTCAAGCTGATGCCTTTATTGCCTTACCAG GTGGTTATGGAACCTTGGAAGAACTCCTGGAAGTGATCACTTGGGCTCAGCTAGGAATCCATGACAAACCT GTGGGATTGCTGAACGTGGATGGCTATTACAACTCACTCTTATCATTCATAGATAAGGCTGTTGATGAAGGGTTCATAGCACCAGCTGCCCGTAGCATAATTGTGTCTGCCCAAACTGCCCAAGATCTAATGTGCAAGCTCGAG GAATATGAACCTAAACATTCTGGGGTGGCCTCCAAGTTAAGCTGGGAAATGGAACAACAACTGGGTTTCACTGCAAAATCAGACATTGCTCGTTGA